Proteins from a genomic interval of Papaver somniferum cultivar HN1 chromosome 4, ASM357369v1, whole genome shotgun sequence:
- the LOC113271496 gene encoding retinoblastoma-related protein-like, with the protein MMEEAKPSNSSSSQQEEIDPMEARFTALCKSGLTLEEKMATQAMNLFKETKHLLLANISSIGGGTPEEVERFWFAFILYCGKRLSESASPPQDKDQNGLTLCRILKATKLNVKDFFKELPQFLLKSGPVISKLYGVDWEQRLEAKELQANIAHLIVLSKYYKRLYLQFFLTSDDIQSDVACDDKQSAVANNAGPVSNYHRFGWLLFLALRVHAFSRFKDLVTCTNGLVSILAILILHVPVHVRKFSFDSEMFVRKDNKGVDVLASLCKMYETSEDELRKTMERTNDLIVDVLKKTCCSASQCKTKNLENVDTEGLTFFEDLMEESSFSSSLMVLERDYEMNNKCDLDERVFVNDEDSLLGTGSLSGGAISVTGVKRKFGSMASPGKTVTSPLSPPCSPAPSVNGHLGGNNTKMAPTPVSTAMTTAKWLRTVISPLPSKPSAELERFLSSCDKNVTDDVIHRAQVILEAIFPRSALGERCTTGSLHSANLMDSIWAEQRRMEGLKLYYRVLEAMCRAESQRLHGSNLTSLLTNERFHRCMLACSAELVLATHKTVTMLFPAVLERTGITAFDLSKVIESFIRHEESLPRELRRHLNSLEERLLESMVWEKGSSMYNSLIVARPALSAEIYRLGLLAEPMPSLDAIATHNNVSYGGLPPLPFVHKHETATGQNGEMMSPKRVCGEYRNVLGERNSFTSPVKDRLLVNSLKSKLPPSPFLQSAFASPNRPNPGGGGETCAETGINVFFSKILKLAAVRINGLVERLQVSPQVRETVYCFVQQTLRQRTSIFFNRHIDQIILCSLYGVAKISLLNLTFKEIIYNYRKQPQCKPQVFRSVFVDRSLTRFNGKPGQEHVDIITFYNEVFVPAVKPLLMEIGPASASLNTHRIPETNSSTDSQCPGSPRVSTFPALPDMSPKKVSAAHNVYVSPLRSSKMDALITHSSRSYYACVGESTHAYQSPSKDLTAINNRLNGKKVNGRLNFDEGGGLVSDTLVMGSLYLQNGNCAPPPTGALNSPPTLMKTEQPDN; encoded by the exons ATGATGGAAGAAGCGAAACCCTCTAATAGTAGTAGCTCTCAACAGGAAGAGATTGATCCAATGGAAGCTCGATTCACAGCTCTTtgcaag AGTGGGTTAACGTTAGAAGAAAAGATGGCAACCCAAGCGATGAATTTGTTTAAGGAAACTAAACACCTTTTATTAGCTAATATCTCTAGTATTGGAGGTGGAACG CCTGAGGAAGTGGAAAGGTTTTGGTTTGCTTTCATATTATATTGTGGGAAGAGGTTAAGTGAGTCAGCATCACCAccacaagacaaggatcaaaacGGGCTTACTTTATGTCGGATATTGAAAGCGACGAAGCTCAA TGTCAAAGATTTCTTCAAAGAGTTGCCACAGTTTCTTCTCAAGTCAGGTCCTGTTATTAGCAAGTTGTATGGTGTAGATTGGGAGCAGAGATTAGAG GCCAAAGAGTTGCAGGCCAACATTGCGCACTTGATTGTTCTCAGCAA GTACTACAAGCGTTTATACCTACAGTTCTTCTTGACAAGCGACGATATACAGTCAGATGTTGCATGCGACGATAAACAGTCAGCTGTTGCAAACAACGCAGGCCCTGTGTCAAATTACCATCGTTTTGGATGGTTGCTTTTCTTGGCACTTCGAGTCCATGCTTTTAGCCGCTTCAAGGATCTCGTGACTTGTACTAATGGATTGGTATCGATATTG GCTATCCTGATTCTTCATGTTCCTGTGCATGTCAGGAAATTCTCTTTTGATTCCGAGATGTTTG TTAGAAAAGACAATAAAGGTGTTGACGTTCTTGCATCTCTTTGTAAAATGTATGAGACATCGGAAGATGAGCTGCGGAAAACAATGGAGAGAACTAATGATTTGATAGTGGATGTTTTGAAGAAAACCTGCTGTTCGGCATCACAATGTAAAACTAAAAATTTAGAAAATGTTGACACAG AAGGTTTGACCTTTTTTGAAGATTTAATGGAAGAATCATCTTTTTCATCTAGTCTGATGGTTCTGGAAAGGGACTATGAAATGAATAATAAGTGTGATCTGGATGAAAGGGTATTTGTGAATGACGAGGATAGCCTACTTGGCACAGGAAGCTTGTCTGGAGGCGCCATTAGTGTCACCGGTGTTAAG AGGAAGTTTGGTTCAATGGCCTCTCCAGGGAAGACAGTGACAAGCCCACTCTCACCCCCTTGTTCTCCTGCTCCTTCTGTAAATGGTCATCTTGGTGGTAATAACACAAAGATGGCACCTACACCAGTAAGTACTGCTATGACTACTGCGAAGTGGCTTCGTACTGTCATTTCCCCACTTCCTTCAAAACCTTCGGCAGAGCTGGAGCGGTTTCTTTCATCTTGTGACAAGAATGTAACTGATGATGTGATACATCGAGCACAAGTAATATTGGAGGCAATCTTTCCTAGAAGTGCCTTAGGAGAGCGATGTACCACGGGGAGCCTGCACAGTGCAAATCTGATGGACAGCATATGGGCCGAACAGAGAAGAATGGAAGGTCTAAAATTGTACTATAGGGTTCTGGAAGCAATGTGCAGAGCAGAATCTCAAAGATTGCACGGTAGTAACTTGACCTCATTATTAACCAATGAGAGGTTTCACCGATGCATGCTTGCTTGTTCAGCTGAATTGGTTCTGGCCACCCATAAGACAGTTACAATGTTATTCCCTGCTGTATTGGAGCGAACTGGTATTACAGCTTTTGATTTGAGCAAAGTGATAGAAAGTTTCATTAGGCATGAAGAATCTCTTCCGAGAGAGTTGAGGCGACATCTAAATTCTTTGGAGGAGCGGTTGTTGGAGAGCATGGTATGGGAAAAAGGCTCCTCAATGTACAACTCTTTAATTGTTGCAAGGCCTGCCCTGTCTGCAGAAATTTATCGCCTAGGATTATTAGCGGAACCCATGCCATCCCTGGATGCAATTGCCACTCATAATAACGTTTCATATGGAGGCTTGCCACCACTACCTTTCGTACACAAGCATGAAACTGCAACAG GTCAAAACGGAGAGATGATGTCCCCAAAGAGAGTGTGTGGTGAGTATCGAAATGTACTAGGTGAACGGAACTCCTTTACATCGCCAGTGAAGGATCGTTTATTGGTTAATAGTCTTAAGTCGAAGTTGCCACCATCACCATTTCTGCAGTCTGCTTTTGCTAG CCCAAACAGACCAAACCCTGGAGGTGGGGGTGAAACATGTGCAGAGACAGGGATTAATGTTTTCTTTAGTAAG ATTCTGAAGTTGGCAGCTGTCAGAATCAATGGCTTGGTTGAAAGGCTGCAAGTTTCTCCGCAAGTTCGGGAAACTGTTTACTGTTTCGTTCAACAAACCCTTCGTCAGCGAACGTCAATTTTCTTCAACCGCCATATTGACCAGATTATACTTTGCAGTTTATACGGGGTTGCAAAG ATTTCCCTTTTAAACTTGACGTTTAAAGAAATCATTTACAACTACAGGAAGCAACCACAATGTAAACCTCAGGTTTTTCGCAGTGTGTTTGTTGACAGATCATTAACACGTTTTAATGGG AAACCAGGGCAGGAGCATGTGGATATTATTACGTTTTATAATGAAGTGTTCGTTCCGGCCGTGAAGCCTCTATTGATGGAGATTGGCCCTGCTAGTGCATCACTAAACACACATCGGATTCCTGAAACTAACAGTAGCACTGATT CTCAATGTCCTGGATCACCTAGGGTATCTACATTTCCAGCTCTTCCTGATATGTCTCCGAAGAAAGTTTCTGCAGCACATAATGTTTATGTATCTCCACTACGGTCTTCAAAG ATGGATGCTTTGATAACGCACAGCTCTAGGAGCTATTATGCTTGTGTTGGAGAGAGCACTCATGCTTACCAAAGTCCTTCCAAGGATCTGACTGCCATCAATAATCGTTTGAATGG CAAAAAAGTGAATGGAAGGCTCAATTTTGATGAGGGTGGTGGCCTGGTGAGTGATACGCTTGTAATGGGGAGTCTGTACCTTCAAAACGGCAATTGTGCACCCCCTCCCACTGGTGCTCTGAATTCACCGCCTACACTCATGAAGACTGAACAGCCAGATAACTAA
- the LOC113274338 gene encoding SAGA-associated factor 29 homolog A-like, with protein MEQKTETVLSKYTPVVSMTNQLELAADLKGEEVAARFTPDDAQRDEWFVVKVTHFDRETKEFEVFDVEPGDDEDGGSQRTYKLPMSRIIPFPKRNDPSNAPDYPTGKCVLAVYPGTTALFRATVVNPHRKRKNDDYLLEFDDDEEYHSTPQRTVPFHKVVPLPEVLQVMKSMSTYRLWKLLAGIRI; from the exons ATGGAGCAGAAAACTGAGACAGTTCTATCAAAGTATACACCTGTTGTTTCCATGACAAACCAACTAGAGCTTGCGGCTGATCTTAAGGGTGAAGAG GTGGCAGCTAGATTCACACCTGATGATGCTCAGAGGGATGAGTGGTTTGTCGTAAAAGTAACTCATTTCGATAGAGAAACAAAAGA atttgaagtatttgatgtggagccaggtgatgatgaagatggaggCTCCCAGAG AACGTACAAGCTACCTATGTCACGCATTATTCCTTTCCCAAAGCGAAATGACCCCTCTAACGCACCTGATTACCCAACTGGGAAATGTGTTTTGGCAGTCTATCCTGGAACCACTGCATTGTTTAGAGCAACCGTGGTTAATCCTCATCGCAAG AGGAAAAACGACGA CTATTTACTGGagtttgatgatgatgaagaatatcATTCGACGCCACAAAGAACGGTACCCTTCCATAAGGTGGTTCCATTGCCAGAAGTCCTACAAGTCATGAAAAGCATGTCAACATACAGATTGTGGAAATTGTTGGCCGGTATACGAATATGA